Below is a genomic region from Mesorhizobium sp. NZP2298.
GCGCCTACAACAAGCTGTCGTCGCTGAGCGAGGCGGAACGCAGCCGTGGCGTCGTCGCCTTCTCGTCGGGCAATCATGCGCAAGGGGTCGCCGCTTCGGCCGCCATGTTCGGCATCAAGGCGGTCATCGCCATGCCGGCGGACGCGCCGGCGATGAAGATCGGCAATGTCCGCAAGATGGGGGCGGAGGTGGTGCCCTTCGACCGCTTTCGCGATGACCGCATGACCGTGGTTCGCCCCTATATCGACAAGGGCATGGTGCTGGTGCCGCCCTTCGACGATCCTGCCATCATTGCCGGGCAAGGCACGATCGGCCTTGAACTGATGCGGCAGGCCAAGGCGCTCGGCGTCAGCCTCGACGCCGTCTTGATCCCCTGCGGTGGCGGCGGCCTGTCGAGCGGCATTTCGGTCGCGGTCAAGGATGCCTCGCCCGGCACAGCGGTCTGGGCGGTCGAGCCCGAGCATTTCGACGATACGCGCCGCTCGCTCGCCGCCGACGCCCGGGTTTCCAACGAAGCGGGCCACAGCTCGATCTGCGACGCGATCCTGACGGCCGAGCCGGGGGTGATGACGTTCGAGATCAACCGCAAGAACCTCGCCGGCGCCATTGCCGTCTCCGACACAGCGACGGCACAGGCGATGCGCGATGCCATGGCCTATCTGAAGCTGGTGGTCGAGCCCGGCGGCTGCGTGGCGCTGGCGGCGCTGTCGTCGGGCGAGATCGAACTGTCCGGCAAAAGTGTTGCCGTGGTGCTGTCCGGCGGCAATGTCGATTTCGGCACCTATGCCGGGATCATGGCGGCGGCCTGACCGCTTGTCCCCTGCGCCATGCCCGCTATCAGCGCATCTGCCGTACGGGAGATGCGGGTGATCGGACGCCGTCTTACGATCCAGCCGTCGTCATTGGCGATCATGGTTCGTTGGGACAGGTGACAGGATGAAAAAGACCTACGAAAAGCCACGGCTGATGAAGCGCGAGAAGCTCTCGGTCGTGACCGCGGTCACGTGCACGATCTCCCATCCGTGCCCGTAAACGGCCCGCCGCGTAACCCAGGTTACGCGGCGGTGCCGCCAAACTTTTCGGAGGCTTCGTGTGAGCGCCGGTCAGTCCAGCGTGCGCCTGAAGCGCAAGAGCGCGGTGCCCGCGAAGACCAGCACGAACACGGCCAGCCAGCCGATCTCGGTGGCGATGGCGTGGAAATCGGCGCCCTTCAGCATGACCGCGCGGGTGATGCGCAGGAAATGCGTCAGCGGGAAGATTTCGCCCAGCGCCTGGGCCCAGCCCGGCATGCCGCGATAGGGGAACATGAAGCCGGACAAGAGCAGGGACGGCAGGAAGAAGAAGAAGGTCAGCTGCATGGCCTGCATCTGCGAGCGGGCCATGGTCGAGATGGTATAGCCGAGCAGGACCAGCGACAGCACGAAGACAAGCACCGACGACAACAGCAGCGTCAGGCTGCCGACGAACGGGATATCGAACAAGAGCTTCGCCGCCACCAGCACCACCGCGACCTGCACCGCGCCGACGACAAGGAAGGGCAGCACCTTGCCCAGCATGATCTCGGCCGGGCTGGACGGCATGGCGAGCAGGTTCTCCATCGTGCCGCGCTCGGTTTCGCGGGTCAGTGCCATGGCAGTCATCATCACCATGGTCATCTGCAAGATGACGCCGAGCAGGCCGGGCACGATGTTGTATTGCGAAATGCCTTCGGGATTGTAGCGCTGGTGTACCACCACCTGCAGCTGCTGCCTGGCATTCTCGGCGGCGGCCGCCTGCATGCCCTGGGCGCGCAGCAACGCCTGGCTCGCCACCTTGCTCAGCGTGGAAATGGCGCCGCTCGCCGCCGAGGGATCGGTGGCGTCCGCCTCGATCAGGATCTGCGGATTGTCGCCGCGCTCGACACGCTTGGCGAAGTCGGCCGGGATGGTGACGACGAAGGAAACGTCGCCGCGCGCCA
It encodes:
- a CDS encoding threonine/serine dehydratase — translated: MTATNPPGIADIHAAAARLSGLIVETPLIESQELNKRFGGRVLFKPETLQRTGSFKFRGAYNKLSSLSEAERSRGVVAFSSGNHAQGVAASAAMFGIKAVIAMPADAPAMKIGNVRKMGAEVVPFDRFRDDRMTVVRPYIDKGMVLVPPFDDPAIIAGQGTIGLELMRQAKALGVSLDAVLIPCGGGGLSSGISVAVKDASPGTAVWAVEPEHFDDTRRSLAADARVSNEAGHSSICDAILTAEPGVMTFEINRKNLAGAIAVSDTATAQAMRDAMAYLKLVVEPGGCVALAALSSGEIELSGKSVAVVLSGGNVDFGTYAGIMAAA
- a CDS encoding ABC transporter permease, encoding MNSIFSFARLGALLIKEFIQMRRDRITFAMMLGVPLLQLVLFGFAINNDPKGLPTALVAMSNDQYTRAMVSALQVTGYYRFDHVTQSAEEAEFLMARGDVSFVVTIPADFAKRVERGDNPQILIEADATDPSAASGAISTLSKVASQALLRAQGMQAAAAENARQQLQVVVHQRYNPEGISQYNIVPGLLGVILQMTMVMMTAMALTRETERGTMENLLAMPSSPAEIMLGKVLPFLVVGAVQVAVVLVAAKLLFDIPFVGSLTLLLSSVLVFVLSLVLLGYTISTMARSQMQAMQLTFFFFLPSLLLSGFMFPYRGMPGWAQALGEIFPLTHFLRITRAVMLKGADFHAIATEIGWLAVFVLVFAGTALLRFRRTLD